The following proteins are co-located in the Micropterus dolomieu isolate WLL.071019.BEF.003 ecotype Adirondacks unplaced genomic scaffold, ASM2129224v1 contig_6092, whole genome shotgun sequence genome:
- the LOC123964896 gene encoding cytolytic toxin-alpha-like, whose product MAGVTEVAALGRPFTLGMLYDARKDQLIPGLTLWDDETLKKNTVETCQQSSDFKMSTSDSIESKASLLDVDSSLKASFLSGLITVGGSAKYLNDTKKFKNQSRVTCQYKATTRFKQLTVIDHLTMSTQQTDGIKKGSATHVVTGILYGANAVFVFDSEKLHDESVQNFKGKMKTVINKIPKFNVDGKVDIKLNDEEKALTEKFSCKFYGDFILESNPATFEEAVKTYIQLPKLLEKKGENSVPLKVWLMPLKKLAPKAPVLVREISVGLVRKAENALEDLNQLEKRCNGLLEDKVVRDFPQIHEKFRSFQKWCGHYAFDLRQTMEKKIPSIRNGKEDERKLEKVFKDRDNSPFSHAKLTRWMDFKESEINIIRSCVEKMEGTKFVPNQSELDREVLGVEEALCFVLTSLQSADPCLDAMTKYLKSSKLESTNEESWFYSDEVITNMREKAKYFQDLTKPLKNNSRFCFLIAAIENKKYTGATIYHYRKGKLVSEGFSKPPLPPVEKITGRRDLLWCLTLWDDETLKKNTVETCQQSSDFKMSTSDSIESKASLLDVDSSLKASFLSGLITVGGSAKYLNDTKKFKNQSRVTCQYKATTRFKQLTVIDHLTMSTQQTDGIKKGSATHVVTGILYGANAVFVFDSEKLHDESVQNFKGKMKTVINKIPKFNVDGKVDIKLNDEEKALTEKFSCKFYGDFILESNPATFEEAVKTYIQLPKLLEKKGENSVPLKVWLMPLKKLAPKAPVLVREISVGLVRKAENALEDLNQLEKRCNGLLEDKVVRDFPQIHEKFRSFQKWCGHYAFDLRQTMEKKIPSIRNGKEDERKLEKVFKDRDNSPFSHAKLTRWMDFKESEINIIRSCVEKMEGTKFVPNQSELDREVLGVEEALCFVLTSLQSADPCLDAMTKYLKSSKLESTNEESWFYSDEVITNMREKAKYFQDLTKPLKNNSRFCFLIAAIENKKYTGATIYHYRKGKLVSEGFSKPPLPPVEKITGRRDLLW is encoded by the exons ATGGCTGGTGTCACTGAGGTTGCTGCTCTAGGTCGACCTTTCACCCTAGGAATGCTCTATGATGCTCGGAAAGATCAACTGATCCCAG GTTTGACATTGTGGGATGATGAAACTCTAAAAAAGAATACAGTTGAAACCTGTCAGCAAAGCAGTGACTTTAAAATGTCCACATCTGACTCCATTGAATCCAAGGCCTCTCTGCTGGATGTTGATTCTTCTCTGAAGGCCAGTTTCCTGAGTGGACTGATTACAGTTGGAGGATCTGCCAAGTATCTCAATGATACGAAGAAATTCAAGAATCAGAGCAGAGTGACGTGTCAGTACAAAGCTACCACACGCTTCAAGCAGTTGACAGTGATCGACCATTTAACCATGAGTACCCAACAGACAGATGGTATTAAGAAGGGCTCTGCAACACATGTAGTCACAGGCATCCTTTATGGAGCAAACgctgtctttgtgtttgacaGTGAGAAGTTACATGACGAAAGTGTTCAAAACTTCAAGGGCAAAATGAAAActgtgataaataagatccccAAATTTAATGTTGACGGGAAAGTTGACATCAAGCTGAATGATGAAGAAAAAGCTCTGACTGAGAAATTCTCCTGCAAATTCTACGGAGACTTCATTCTTGAAAGCAACCCTGCAACATTTGAAGAGGCAGTGAAGACCTACATACAACTTCCAAAGCTGCTGGAAAAGAAGGGAGAGAACAGTGTTCCACTGAAGGTCTGGCTGATGCCACTGAAGAAGTTAGCCCCCAAAGCTCCTGTGCTGGTGAGAGAGATCAGTGTTGGACTTGTAAGAAAGGCTGAAAATGCTCTGGAGGACCTGAATCAGCTGGAAAAAAGATGCAACGGTTTGCTGGAGGACAAAGTAGTGCGAGATTTTCCACAAATTCATGAAAAGTTCAGAAGTTTCCAAAAATGGTGTGGTCATTATGCATTTGATCTCAGACAGACCATGGAGAAGAAAATTCCCTCCATCCGTAATGGCAAAGAAGATGAGAGGAAATTAGAAAAAGTCTTTAAAGACAGAGACAATTCACCGTTCAGCCATGCGAAACTAACCAGGTGGATGGACTTTAAAGAGAGCGAAATCAACATCATCAGGTCCTGTGTAGAGAAGATGGAGGGAACAAAGTTCGTCCCAAATCAGTCAGAGCTGGACCGAGAGGTTCTTGGTGTAGAGGAggctctgtgttttgttttgacctCCCTGCAGAGTGCTGACCCCTGCCTTGATGCGATGACCAAATACTTAAAGTCATCTAAATTAGAATCTACCAATGAAGAGTCGTGGTTCTACTCAGATGAAGTTATCACCAACATGAGAGAAAAAGCCAAATATTTCCAGGATCTTACTAAACCACTGAAGAACAACAGCCGATTCTGTTTCCTCATCGCAGCAAttgaaaataagaaatacaCAGGAGCAACCATCTACCATTACAGGAAGGGCAAACTAGTCTCTGAGGGTTTTTCAAAGCCCCCCCTCCCTCCTGTGGAGAAAATCACTGGCAGAAGAGATTTGCTCTGGT GTTTGACATTGTGGGATGATGAAACTCTAAAAAAGAATACAGTTGAAACCTGTCAGCAAAGCAGTGACTTTAAAATGTCCACATCTGACTCCATTGAATCCAAGGCCTCTCTGCTGGATGTTGATTCTTCTCTGAAGGCCAGTTTCCTGAGTGGACTGATTACAGTTGGAGGATCTGCCAAGTATCTCAATGATACGAAGAAATTCAAGAATCAGAGCAGAGTGACGTGTCAGTACAAAGCTACCACACGCTTCAAGCAGTTGACAGTGATCGACCATTTAACCATGAGTACCCAACAGACAGATGGTATTAAGAAGGGCTCTGCAACACATGTAGTCACAGGCATCCTTTATGGAGCAAACgctgtctttgtgtttgacaGTGAGAAGTTACATGACGAAAGTGTTCAAAACTTCAAGGGCAAAATGAAAActgtgataaataagatccccAAATTTAATGTTGACGGGAAAGTTGACATCAAGCTGAATGATGAAGAAAAAGCTCTGACTGAGAAATTCTCCTGCAAATTCTACGGAGACTTCATTCTTGAAAGCAACCCTGCAACATTTGAAGAGGCAGTGAAGACCTACATACAACTTCCAAAGCTGCTGGAAAAGAAGGGAGAGAACAGTGTTCCACTGAAGGTCTGGCTGATGCCACTGAAGAAGTTAGCCCCCAAAGCTCCTGTGCTGGTGAGAGAGATCAGTGTTGGACTTGTAAGAAAGGCTGAAAATGCTCTGGAGGACCTGAATCAGCTGGAAAAAAGATGCAACGGTTTGCTGGAGGACAAAGTAGTGCGAGATTTTCCACAAATTCATGAAAAGTTCAGAAGTTTCCAAAAATGGTGTGGTCATTATGCATTTGATCTCAGACAGACCATGGAGAAGAAAATTCCCTCCATCCGTAATGGCAAAGAAGATGAGAGGAAATTAGAAAAAGTCTTTAAAGACAGAGACAATTCACCGTTCAGCCATGCGAAACTAACCAGGTGGATGGACTTTAAAGAGAGCGAAATCAACATCATCAGGTCCTGTGTAGAGAAGATGGAGGGAACAAAGTTCGTCCCAAATCAGTCAGAGCTGGACCGAGAGGTTCTTGGTGTAGAGGAggctctgtgttttgttttgacctCCCTGCAGAGTGCTGACCCCTGCCTTGATGCGATGACCAAATACTTAAAGTCATCTAAATTAGAATCTACCAATGAAGAGTCGTGGTTCTACTCAGATGAAGTTATCACCAACATGAGAGAAAAAGCCAAATATTTCCAGGATCTTACTAAACCACTGAAGAACAACAGCCGATTCTGTTTCCTCATCGCAGCAAttgaaaataagaaatacaCAGGAGCAACCATCTACCATTACAGGAAGGGCAAACTAGTCTCTGAGGGTTTTTCAAAGCCCCCCCTCCCTCCTGTGGAGAAAATCACTGGCAGAAGAGATTTGCTCTGGT